GGAGAGCAGCATCATCATCGAGCATCTGCAGCGTCACCATGCGGCCCCGGGCCGCACGCTCATTCCGGACGATGTCGACCCAGCGCTCACCGTGCGCCTGTGGGACCGGTTCTTCGACCAGTATGTGATGACGCCGATGCAGGCCTGCACCTCCGATCTGCTGCGCAGCGAGACCGAGCGCGACCCCCTCACCGTGGCGCGCGCCAAGCAAACGCTGGCCGCAGCCTACCCGGTGATCGAGCAGCAGCTGGAAGGGAAGACCTGGATCGCCGGAGACACCTTCACCATGGCCGACTGCGCCGCAGCGCCCTCGCTGTTCTATGCGGTGACCTATCTGCCGATTCCCGCATCGGCACCGAGGCTGTCGGCCTATTTCGAACGCTTGATGGCTAGACCGTCGATCGCCGCCACTGTCGATCAGGCGCGTCCGTTCTTCCAGTTCTATCCCGGGCGCGCCGGTCTGGCACCTCGGTTCCTTGAAAGCAACGTGGACTGATCCTCGACCGTGGATCGCCGCGCCTTCAACGCCTTGCGCACGGCCATGAAAAAAGCGCGGCAGTGCCGCGCTTTTCGAAGGCTGAGGCCGATCAGTACTTGCCGGCGTCCTTGACGGCTTCCTTCACGTCGCCGACCGACTTCTGGGTCTTGCCCTCGACCTGCTTGGCCAGGCCCTTGGCCTGCTGTTCCTTGCTGCCGACGAGTTCGCCCGTCTTCTGTTGCACCTTGCCAGCGGCGTCCTTGACAGCGCCCTTCACTTGGTCCTTGTTCATGACATCTCTCCGGGTTGGTTATTGCGCCTCTCAACGGTGAGCAGCGCATGAACGAAGAGTAGGCCGCCCGCCGGACCGGCGGTGCAGGTCAGGGGCCCGTTGTGCTGTCGGTCTTCGCCTACGTCGGTTTTACCGATGTGCCATGACGGTCAAGCACAGGCCAACGTGGCAGGGACGGTCGCTACAGGCGGCGCATCGCCGTCATGGGCAACACGGCGGTCAGAAAGCGGCGCGGTCCTACACCGTACGCCGCCCGCGGGTTCTACCCTTGCGGCCCATGAATGCACCCATCTCCCGAACCAAGCCGCCGCCCGAGGATGACTCCGGCGATGCCGCTCCCTTTCTGTTGCGCGGCTTTGCCGTGGTGCACGGCGTGCTCGCCGCGTTGTTCGCCTGTCTGGCCTTGCTGCTGGTGGCGATCTCCGCGCGAGAGGCCTGGGAGGTCCTGAACATGGACCTCGGCCCCAAGGCGGCTCAATTGGTCATCGAAGCCGTCGGCGTGCTGGCGGCCGCAGTGGTGGCGCTGCAGATTGCGCAGACCATCACCGAGGAAGAAGTCATCCGCAGCGCCCACATCAGCGCCCCGACGCGAGTGCGACGCTTCCTGTCGCGCTTCATGGTGGTGGTGGTCGTGGCCCTGGCGATCGAGGCGCTGGTCGCCACCTTCCGCGCCGCTCACGAAGACTCGACCGAGCTGCTGCATGCCGCGGCCATGGTGCTCGCCGTGGGCGTGTTGCTCGCCGGCTGGGGCGTGTTCATCCGCATGAACCGCTATGCCGAGGAGCTGGAACCCGAGGCCATGCGCGAAGCCCAGGAAGAGGACGAGAAGCTGAAGTGAGCCAGCGCGGCGCCATCACGACGCCAGCGCGACCGCCACAGGCGGCGCGACGCCGAGGACGGGCAACGATTTCGTGTGCTGCATGGCCATGCCATCGTGGCCATCGGACATCGGTTTGTCCTCAGGTCTTCAAGCCAGGCGCCATCGGCAGCAGCAGGTGGGCCATGGCTTCGGCGCGTGCCGGCAGGCGGCTCATGAAGCCGGCAAACCCGTCGGGTGCCCGGCCGACGCGGCGCGGGCTGGTGGTCACCCGCACGGTGTTGGTTCTGGCGATCGTGGCGCCGACCGCTTCCAGCTGGCCGACCAGCGCCACATCCTCCCGATGCCGGATCGGCGGGAAGCCGCCCGCCCGCAGATAGGCGGTGGCCGAGACGCCCAGATTGGCGCCGTGGATGTGCGGATGGTCTTCCGCATCCACATAGTGCGCTTCATAGGCCAGCCGCTCTTCCGTCGAGAAGTCGCTCCAGTCCTCCACCTGCACCACGCCGCACACCGCTTCTGACTGCAACGCCAGTTGATGCGCGAGCCAGCCCGGATCCACGATGGAGTCGGCATCGGTGAACGCCAGCCAGCGCGCCCCCCGTGCGATCAAGACCATGGCGCCTTCGGCCCGGGCCGCGCCCACATTGCGATGGCCCACCACGAGTCCGTGCACGCCCAGGGCCCGCACCACCTCGCCGGTCCCGTCGTCACAGGCATCGAGCACCACCAGGATCTCGACCGTCTCACCGAACAGACCGGGATGGGCCGCCGCTGTCTTCAGGGCCAGCAGGCAGCGCGCGATCAGCGCTTCCTCGTTGTGGGCGGGCACGACGACGCCGATCATGATGGCAGGCCCTCGCGTTGCGACACCGGGCGGGCATCGTCGCTCCAGACCTCGATCAGGAAGTCGGCTTCCTCATGCCGTGACAGCCGGGTCAGGCCGTGTTGGCGGGTGAATCCGTCCTGCATCAGCCGATGGACCTCGTCACCGAGCCGCCGATAGTCGCCCTCGGCATGGCGCCAGTGGCACGCCAGGATGGTGCCGCCCGGCATCAGGGACCGCGCGCTGCGATCGATCACGCCAGCCAGCGCGTCTGATTCGAGGTAGTAGCCGAATTCGCTCAGCACGATCAGGTCGAACCGCTCGTTCGGCCAGTGCGCGGGCATGGTGGCGCGCTCGACCTGCACGTTCACGCAGTCCGCCAGCCGCTCCCGAGCGATCGCCACCGCCGCCGCACTGCCGTCGGTGGACAGCAGCCGGTCGCAGCGCCCGGCCAGGGCGGCGCTGAGCTCGCCAATGGCGCATGCGGGCTCGAACGCCTGTGCGTAACGAGCCATCGGCAGGCAGGCGAGCGTCAGCGCGCGCTTGCGGCGTTCATACCAGCGGGTGCGATAGCGCCAAGGGTCGCCCTCGGCGCTGAACAGCGTCTCGAAGTGCTGAGCCAGTTGGGCTGCCGCCGAGGCGTCCGACTCGCTGGCCGTCGTGGCGCTGGTGGGCGTGGCCTCGGCATCGACATCGACATCCAGATCGACAGTGGCGTCGACAGGGGCCCGAGGCCTGGATGCGGCGCTCATGAGTCGGCCTCCGGCGAGAAGACGAATTCGAACGGACGCATCAGACGCTCCACCGTGGTCGTGGTGAGCACGGGCGGACGCCCGCCGTCTGCCACCAACTGGCTGCGATGCGCCGCGATCGCGGCGCGCTTGCATCGCAGGGCCGGTTCATCCAGTGGCAGCCGGCGCAGGCGGTGCCAAGGGACGCGCGTGTCATCGGGCTGGGCCCAATGCCAGGTCCATACCGGGACTTCCACCAGACGGGCACCGGTCAATCCTGCCGCTCGGGCACAGGCCCGGCCGGTGGCCTCATGGTCCGGATGGCCGTCCGATCGCCAAGTGGTGAACAGCACATCGCCCGGTTGCAGCAGGCTGAGCAGATAGATGACCAGGTCGTCCTCGTTCGCCGTCACGGCGCCGTCGGGCAGTCCGGCGGTAAAGACAGGCACCTCCAGTCCCAGTTGCCGCAGGCCGTTCGCACGCTCGGCACGTCGCTGCACCGCGAGGCGTTCCGCCGTCCAGTGGCGCGAACCCGGATGGCTGGCCTCGCCATCGGTCACACCGACCATCAGCACCTGCGGGGCGTCCTCTGCCCAGACGTCGGACCGCGCCAACTGCCGGGCCGAGAGCATCGACAGCAAGCCGCCGCAGGCCAGCACCTCATCGTCCGGATGCGGGGCCACCACCACCGCACGCCGACCGTCCGGAACCAGTTGGTCCAGCGCGATCAGCGGGACCGTGGCCAGTGGCGCCCACGCTTGCCAGATGCGCTCGGACGTGCCGTCGCCGTGGATCAGGGGCTCGTCCCACGCGTCGGCGGCGGCCAGGGCGAGCGGGTCGACCGAAGGCCGGGGCGTGAACGGCGGCGCGCGCAGCGGTTCAGGGGCGGCACGGGGGGCGCGCGGCGGTGGATGAAGCATCACAGGGTCCATGGGGAGGGCACTCGTCGGGCGGTGTCGGTGGAGGCGGCGTGCCGGGCGCGTTCGCCCAGGGCAACCAGGTCACGGTCGCCATGGCTTTGTCGAATGAAGACGGGCAGGTCCGCCGCCAGGCGGGCAAAGCGGGGATCCAGGCACAGCGGTCCGGCACCCATGGCCCGGGTGGCCGCGCGCAGCACCTGCTGCGCGGCTTCGTCGCTGGCGGCGCGAGTGCGCAGGGCCCAGTCCTGGGCATCGGCATGGGGATGGTGGTCGATCCAGTCGGCCGCCTCCCGCAGCAAGGCGGCGTTGGCCGAGAGCAGCCGGTCGATCTGGCCGAGCGCCAGCAAGCGGTGCCAGCCTGGCTCGCGGGCTTCGACGGTCTGCGCCAGCAGGGCGTCTGCCACCGCGCCGGCTGCGCCATGCCAACACGCGGCGATGCCGATCCCGCCTTGCCAGAAACCCGGCCGCGACAGGTAAAAACCGCCATCGCCGATCAGGCGTGCCGGCACCGACTCGAACCGGACTTCCGCGCTCACGGTGTCGGACATGCCGACCGCCTTCCAGGCGGCCTCGTTGATCGTGATGCCGTCCTGGCACAGGTCCACATCGGCGAGCCAGGGCCCGCCGCCTTGCTCATCCCACACCGTCAACAGGGCGCGGTCCAGGCCGGCGGCCCCGGAGCACCAGGCCTTGGTGCCGGTCAGGCTCACGCCGCCGGTCGGCGAGCGTTGACACCGCACGCGAGCGTGAGGTGGCTCTGCCGCCCACATGCCATAGGCGGCTTCCGGTTGCACGGGCGCATGTCCGGCTTCCGCCAGCACGGCCAGCGCATCGGTATGGCCCTCAAACAGTTTGACCAGCGACAGGTCAAGGGCCGCGACGGTGGACAGCGCACGCCAACGCATCAGGGTGTGTCCGCCGCCGGGCGGAGGCAAGTCGGCATGGCCCTCCTGAATGAGGGTGCGAAGGCGCTGGGCAGGCCCTGCGACGTCCAAGTCGGCGAGCGCGGCCTGCAAGCGTTCCATCGGTCCCGCCTCAAAGGGCGCGGTGGCTCCGGTTTCGATCATGAAGGTACTGGGCACGCGCCGTGCCACCCCTGGCAAAAGGGAGCTGGCGCGCATCAGCGCACATGCCCCTTCCACGCGGGACAAGGCGGCATGCGGCCCCCTTTGTGCCAAGATCATCCAGCGCCGTCGCGCCGCCTTTCGGGCGGCATGCAGCGCGCGGAGTGGCCAAAGTTGTCAGAAAGGGCCGCCATGACCGAGGGAGACGCATCGCATCCGCAAGTCCAGTTGTTGGACGCGGAGCGGCGCATTCAAGAGTTGCATGCCGGACTGGCCTTGGCGCTGGCCAGCATTCGTGCGGCCTACATCCGTGTCGACCGGCAGGGCTGTGTCAGCGACATGAACACCATGGCGCAGGAAATCACCGGCTGGCCCTTGAGCGAGGCACGTGGTCTTTCGATCTGGTCGGTGTTCCAACGAGAAGGACGGCCCGAGCACTACTTGAAGCGCAACCCGATCGAGGTGCTGCAGGAACAGGACTGGCAGGCCGGCGAAGGGCGCCCGATGGTTCTGATCGCACGAGACGGCCGACCGGTCAGCGTCGAGGTCTATGCCACTGTGAGTCATGGACCCGACGGTCATCCGGACGGCATGGTGCTGGTGTTCCGCGACCAGAGCGCGCTCTACCAAGCGCAGACGGCGGCACATCGGCTCGCGGCGATTGTGGAGTCCTCGCATGATGCGATCGTCGGCAAGGCGCTGGACGGCACCATCACCAGCTGGAACCAAGCCGCCGAACGGCTGTTCGGCTACAGCGCCGATGAGGCGGTCGGCATGTCGGTGATGGCCCTCATCCCGCCGGAGCGGCGCAATGAGGAGATGCAGATCCTGGCGCGCCTTGTCCAAGGCGACCGCATCCCCGCACTGGAGACGGTCCGGCTGTCTCGAGATGGCCAGCGCATCGATGTGTCGTTGTCGATCTCACCGGTGCGCGACCATGCAGGCACCATCATCGGCGCGGCCAAGATCGCCCGCGACATCACCCAGGAGCTGGCCGCCCGACAGGCGAGGGCTCGCGTCGACGGCCTGGAGCGCGAGAACC
The Roseateles amylovorans genome window above contains:
- a CDS encoding glutathione S-transferase family protein, coding for MPPLTLHYHPLSSYCHKVLIALDELGVSVALQRLNLGDPTERAAYQTLWPMGKMPLLIDQGRPIPESSIIIEHLQRHHAAPGRTLIPDDVDPALTVRLWDRFFDQYVMTPMQACTSDLLRSETERDPLTVARAKQTLAAAYPVIEQQLEGKTWIAGDTFTMADCAAAPSLFYAVTYLPIPASAPRLSAYFERLMARPSIAATVDQARPFFQFYPGRAGLAPRFLESNVD
- a CDS encoding CsbD family protein — translated: MNKDQVKGAVKDAAGKVQQKTGELVGSKEQQAKGLAKQVEGKTQKSVGDVKEAVKDAGKY
- a CDS encoding glycosyltransferase → MIGVVVPAHNEEALIARCLLALKTAAAHPGLFGETVEILVVLDACDDGTGEVVRALGVHGLVVGHRNVGAARAEGAMVLIARGARWLAFTDADSIVDPGWLAHQLALQSEAVCGVVQVEDWSDFSTEERLAYEAHYVDAEDHPHIHGANLGVSATAYLRAGGFPPIRHREDVALVGQLEAVGATIARTNTVRVTTSPRRVGRAPDGFAGFMSRLPARAEAMAHLLLPMAPGLKT
- a CDS encoding class I SAM-dependent DNA methyltransferase; this translates as MSAASRPRAPVDATVDLDVDVDAEATPTSATTASESDASAAAQLAQHFETLFSAEGDPWRYRTRWYERRKRALTLACLPMARYAQAFEPACAIGELSAALAGRCDRLLSTDGSAAAVAIARERLADCVNVQVERATMPAHWPNERFDLIVLSEFGYYLESDALAGVIDRSARSLMPGGTILACHWRHAEGDYRRLGDEVHRLMQDGFTRQHGLTRLSRHEEADFLIEVWSDDARPVSQREGLPS
- a CDS encoding PIG-L deacetylase family protein translates to MDPVMLHPPPRAPRAAPEPLRAPPFTPRPSVDPLALAAADAWDEPLIHGDGTSERIWQAWAPLATVPLIALDQLVPDGRRAVVVAPHPDDEVLACGGLLSMLSARQLARSDVWAEDAPQVLMVGVTDGEASHPGSRHWTAERLAVQRRAERANGLRQLGLEVPVFTAGLPDGAVTANEDDLVIYLLSLLQPGDVLFTTWRSDGHPDHEATGRACARAAGLTGARLVEVPVWTWHWAQPDDTRVPWHRLRRLPLDEPALRCKRAAIAAHRSQLVADGGRPPVLTTTTVERLMRPFEFVFSPEADS
- a CDS encoding acyl-CoA dehydrogenase family protein codes for the protein MERLQAALADLDVAGPAQRLRTLIQEGHADLPPPGGGHTLMRWRALSTVAALDLSLVKLFEGHTDALAVLAEAGHAPVQPEAAYGMWAAEPPHARVRCQRSPTGGVSLTGTKAWCSGAAGLDRALLTVWDEQGGGPWLADVDLCQDGITINEAAWKAVGMSDTVSAEVRFESVPARLIGDGGFYLSRPGFWQGGIGIAACWHGAAGAVADALLAQTVEAREPGWHRLLALGQIDRLLSANAALLREAADWIDHHPHADAQDWALRTRAASDEAAQQVLRAATRAMGAGPLCLDPRFARLAADLPVFIRQSHGDRDLVALGERARHAASTDTARRVPSPWTL